From the genome of Candidatus Paceibacterota bacterium, one region includes:
- a CDS encoding energy-coupling factor ABC transporter permease yields the protein MHIPDGFIDGKTAVATIALSAAGVGIALRQVRRRLPARRVPLLGLAAAFLFAAQMVNFPVAAGTSGHLVGGVLAAALLGPGAAITVLTTVLIVQCFLFADGGVLALGANIFNMAIVGVAGGYGIYWLVCRWLAGTRGQVAAVAFAGWCSTVLASVSCAGQLAWSGTVPWAAAFTAMTSVHMVIGIGEGLISALVLLAIQRVRPDLTDDRSGAEPQRSWGELGFYGLLATLGVAVFVAPFACPWPDGLEAAAAKLGIEHKAVAPLVSAPAADYQLPGVQWAAGATALAGVVGAAVVFVLALLLARSLVRDQEGRAPVAKP from the coding sequence ATGCACATACCGGATGGGTTCATTGATGGGAAGACCGCCGTTGCCACGATCGCACTGTCGGCGGCGGGGGTGGGAATCGCGCTGCGCCAGGTGCGGCGGCGGCTTCCGGCGCGGCGGGTGCCGTTGCTGGGGCTGGCGGCGGCGTTCCTGTTTGCGGCGCAGATGGTGAATTTTCCGGTGGCGGCAGGGACCTCCGGGCACCTGGTGGGCGGGGTGCTGGCGGCGGCGTTGCTCGGTCCGGGCGCCGCGATCACCGTGCTGACGACCGTGCTGATTGTGCAGTGTTTCCTGTTCGCCGATGGGGGCGTGCTGGCGCTGGGGGCAAACATCTTCAACATGGCCATTGTCGGCGTGGCGGGCGGCTACGGGATTTATTGGCTGGTGTGCCGCTGGCTGGCGGGCACGCGCGGACAGGTGGCCGCGGTGGCGTTCGCGGGTTGGTGTTCGACGGTGCTGGCGTCGGTCAGTTGCGCGGGGCAGTTGGCGTGGTCGGGCACGGTCCCCTGGGCGGCGGCGTTTACCGCGATGACCAGCGTGCACATGGTGATAGGGATCGGCGAGGGCCTGATCAGCGCGCTGGTGCTGCTGGCGATCCAGCGCGTGCGGCCGGACTTGACCGATGATCGCAGCGGGGCCGAACCGCAGCGGTCGTGGGGCGAGCTGGGGTTCTACGGCTTGCTGGCGACGCTGGGGGTGGCGGTGTTCGTGGCGCCGTTCGCATGTCCCTGGCCGGATGGGTTGGAGGCGGCCGCCGCGAAGCTGGGTATCGAGCACAAGGCGGTTGCCCCGCTGGTGTCGGCACCGGCGGCGGATTACCAGTTGCCGGGAGTGCAATGGGCGGCGGGCGCGACGGCGCTGGCCGGCGTGGTTGGGGCAGCGGTGGTATTCGTGCTGGCCCTGCTGCTGGCCCGGTCGCTGGTGCGGGACCAGGAAGGAAGGGCGCCTGTCGCCAAGCCATGA
- a CDS encoding CbiQ family ECF transporter T component — translation MIGNWIGHHHSLRDSAVSRLPAGLKLGLALGMIVGTVLAPPAAWGWYSAMAVVLALGVALSRVPLLFLLKRLAWLSPFVLSVALVNALQPGAPGNWRMVAAKSGICLLTVILVSNTTPFSGILRVLKTAHVPGLLITTIALMHRYLFVLVEEAERMRRARASRTFARARRARWQALSTVVGQLFVRASERAERIYDAMCARGWR, via the coding sequence ATGATTGGCAACTGGATTGGCCATCATCACAGCCTGCGGGACAGCGCGGTGTCGCGACTGCCGGCGGGGCTGAAGCTGGGCCTGGCGCTGGGGATGATTGTCGGCACGGTGCTGGCGCCGCCCGCGGCGTGGGGTTGGTATTCCGCCATGGCGGTGGTGCTGGCGTTGGGGGTGGCGTTGAGCCGGGTGCCGTTGCTGTTCCTGCTGAAGCGATTGGCGTGGCTGTCACCGTTCGTGCTGAGCGTGGCGCTGGTCAATGCGCTTCAGCCCGGGGCGCCAGGGAATTGGCGGATGGTGGCGGCCAAGAGCGGCATATGCCTGCTAACGGTGATCCTGGTATCGAACACGACGCCGTTCAGCGGAATCCTGCGGGTTCTCAAGACGGCGCATGTGCCGGGGCTGCTGATCACGACCATCGCGCTGATGCACCGCTACCTGTTTGTGCTGGTGGAGGAGGCGGAACGGATGCGCCGGGCGCGCGCGAGCCGGACGTTTGCGCGGGCGCGCCGCGCGCGCTGGCAGGCGTTGTCCACGGTGGTGGGGCAGCTATTCGTGCGCGCCTCGGAGCGGGCTGAACGCATTTACGACGCCATGTGCGCGCGGGGTTGGAGATGA
- a CDS encoding sulfatase has translation MKPVFWKTSVVGALALLTANTCPNTTCAADAPKLPAKPNVLFIAVDDLNHWVGYLGRNPQTKTPNIDKLAARGVWFTRSYCAAPVCNPSRAALMSGLRPYTSGVYENNNDWRTVVPKDLPLTSTFRKAGYFVCGAGKIYHESYARPAEWDDYLPSAGRDPEPQGTNTGVGGIKFAPLDCGDEDLREWKIVGYGIEQLRQKREQPLFLAVGLHKPHMPWNVPRKYYDMHPLKDIQLPPHREDDLQDLPPAGVRMARPEGDHARMLASGRWKEAVQGYLAAISYCDAMVGRLLDAFDKSPYRDNTLICFWGDHGWHLGEKQHWRKFALWEEATRAPLIWVVPGLTRANGRCDRTVDFMSIYPTLTDLCGIPTPAHVGGRSLRPLLADPQAPWDQPAITTHKYMNHAVRTEGYRYIRYANGGEEFYDERKDPYEWTNLAGEPEASDRLAELGKAMPRQNQPDIGGARNAGAEKGAPVKLRKKARK, from the coding sequence ATGAAACCTGTATTCTGGAAAACCTCGGTCGTTGGCGCCCTGGCGCTCTTAACGGCAAACACCTGTCCCAACACTACTTGCGCTGCAGACGCGCCGAAGCTCCCCGCCAAACCCAATGTGCTGTTCATCGCCGTTGACGACCTGAACCACTGGGTGGGCTATCTGGGCCGCAACCCGCAGACGAAGACCCCGAACATAGACAAACTCGCCGCGCGGGGAGTCTGGTTCACGCGCAGCTATTGCGCCGCGCCGGTCTGCAATCCCTCCCGCGCCGCGCTGATGTCCGGCCTGCGGCCGTACACCAGCGGCGTCTATGAGAACAACAACGACTGGCGCACCGTGGTCCCGAAGGACCTCCCGCTCACTTCGACCTTCCGCAAGGCCGGCTACTTTGTCTGTGGCGCCGGCAAGATTTATCATGAGTCCTACGCCCGCCCCGCCGAGTGGGACGATTATCTCCCGAGCGCAGGCCGCGATCCGGAACCTCAGGGAACGAACACGGGCGTGGGTGGGATCAAGTTCGCCCCGCTGGACTGCGGGGACGAGGATTTGCGCGAGTGGAAGATCGTCGGGTACGGCATTGAGCAGCTCCGGCAGAAGCGCGAGCAACCGTTGTTCCTCGCGGTCGGACTGCACAAGCCGCATATGCCGTGGAACGTGCCGCGCAAGTACTACGACATGCATCCGCTCAAGGACATCCAGTTGCCGCCGCACCGCGAGGACGACCTCCAGGACCTGCCCCCCGCCGGGGTGCGCATGGCCCGGCCCGAGGGCGACCACGCCCGCATGCTGGCGTCCGGGCGCTGGAAGGAAGCGGTGCAGGGCTACCTGGCCGCCATATCATATTGCGACGCGATGGTAGGCCGGCTCCTGGACGCGTTCGACAAGTCGCCCTACCGGGACAACACGCTCATCTGCTTCTGGGGCGACCACGGCTGGCACCTGGGCGAGAAACAACACTGGCGCAAGTTCGCGCTGTGGGAGGAAGCCACCCGCGCACCGTTGATCTGGGTCGTGCCCGGCCTGACCCGGGCCAACGGGCGCTGCGATCGCACTGTGGATTTTATGAGCATCTACCCGACGCTGACCGACCTGTGCGGCATCCCGACGCCCGCCCACGTCGGGGGGCGGAGCCTCCGTCCCTTGCTGGCCGATCCACAGGCGCCCTGGGACCAGCCCGCCATCACCACGCACAAGTATATGAACCACGCGGTGCGCACCGAGGGCTACCGTTACATCCGCTACGCCAACGGCGGCGAGGAGTTCTACGACGAACGCAAGGACCCCTACGAGTGGACCAACCTGGCCGGCGAACCGGAGGCCAGCGACAGGCTGGCCGAGTTGGGCAAGGCGATGCCCAGGCAGAACCAGCCCGACATCGGCGGCGCGCGGAACGCGGGGGCCGAGAAAGGGGCGCCCGTCAAACTGCGGAAGAAGGCGCGCAAGTAA
- a CDS encoding PHP domain-containing protein, with translation MRIADLHLHSCFSDGTYGPEEMVGHAQRCGLAAIALTDHDSVEGCPEAARACEAAGIEFIAGIELTAEQDGDELHILGYHMDTRNVRLLTRIAQCQAVRQNRIREMVARINRLQVPLSADAVFELANCRAPGRPHVARALVAAGLCRNLDEAFERFLKKHRPAWVPKFKMRGEEAIELIHQAGGVAVLAHPGLNRTDAGIPALVQAGLDGIECFHTKHSTATAEIYLELAERFRLLVTGGSDCHGLSKGKPLIGTVKVPYRCVEKLRARAAERRRAAAPHPAP, from the coding sequence ATGCGGATCGCTGATTTGCATCTGCATAGTTGCTTTTCCGACGGCACCTACGGGCCGGAGGAGATGGTGGGCCATGCGCAACGCTGCGGGCTGGCGGCGATTGCGCTGACCGACCACGATTCGGTGGAAGGCTGCCCAGAGGCCGCGCGGGCGTGCGAGGCGGCGGGCATCGAGTTTATCGCGGGCATCGAACTGACGGCGGAGCAGGATGGCGATGAGCTGCATATTCTAGGCTATCACATGGACACCCGGAATGTCCGGCTGCTGACGCGGATTGCCCAATGCCAGGCCGTGCGCCAGAACCGCATTCGGGAGATGGTGGCGCGGATCAACCGATTGCAGGTGCCGCTCTCGGCCGACGCGGTGTTTGAACTGGCGAACTGCCGGGCGCCCGGAAGGCCGCATGTGGCGCGCGCGCTGGTGGCGGCGGGCCTTTGCCGGAATCTGGATGAGGCTTTTGAACGCTTTCTCAAAAAGCATCGCCCGGCGTGGGTGCCCAAGTTCAAGATGCGAGGGGAAGAGGCGATCGAGTTGATTCACCAGGCGGGAGGAGTGGCGGTGCTGGCACACCCGGGATTGAATCGCACCGACGCGGGCATCCCGGCGCTGGTTCAGGCTGGGTTGGACGGCATCGAGTGTTTCCACACAAAGCATTCGACGGCGACCGCGGAGATTTACCTGGAGCTGGCCGAGCGGTTTCGTTTGCTGGTAACCGGCGGTTCGGATTGCCATGGCCTGAGCAAAGGCAAGCCGCTGATTGGCACGGTGAAGGTGCCTTACAGGTGCGTGGAGAAGCTCCGCGCGCGAGCGGCAGAACGCCGGCGGGCCGCTGCGCCGCACCCCGCACCATGA
- the nusB gene encoding transcription antitermination factor NusB: MGKRREARERAVQFLFQHDLNPVEDLQAELEHFWESQRAAAIAGEKGAATWGQPVELPPPTADEKAIREFADPLIRGSLEHREEADGVIRKHAKNWELHRIAAVDRNVLRLAIYEMLHRDDIPPVVSINEAVDIAKKFSTQDSGKFVNGILDKVKGELLRPARGIQ, from the coding sequence ATGGGCAAAAGACGTGAAGCGCGTGAACGTGCCGTGCAGTTTCTGTTTCAGCACGACCTGAACCCGGTGGAGGACCTGCAGGCGGAGCTGGAGCATTTCTGGGAGTCGCAGCGGGCAGCGGCCATTGCCGGGGAGAAGGGAGCCGCGACGTGGGGCCAGCCGGTGGAACTGCCGCCGCCAACGGCCGACGAGAAGGCCATCCGCGAGTTTGCCGATCCGCTCATCCGCGGCTCCCTGGAGCACCGCGAGGAAGCGGATGGGGTAATCCGGAAACATGCGAAGAACTGGGAGCTGCACCGGATTGCGGCGGTGGACCGCAATGTGTTGCGGCTGGCGATCTACGAGATGCTGCATCGCGACGACATTCCGCCGGTGGTGAGCATCAACGAGGCCGTGGATATCGCCAAGAAGTTCTCCACGCAGGACAGCGGGAAATTCGTGAACGGCATTCTCGACAAGGTGAAGGGGGAGTTGCTGCGGCCGGCCCGGGGCATCCAATGA
- a CDS encoding ABC transporter ATP-binding protein, with the protein MNPAIEISHLSYRYHDGTEALRGVNFRVAPGECVGLLGPNGSGKSTLLLHLNGILPEKPGSDGAVRILGQPVTPDSVEAIRRQVGLVFQDPDDQLFCPSVAEDVAFGPRQLGLSETEVQARVREALAQTGLAGFGHRATHHLSHGEKRRACLAGVLACQPSVLVLDEPTSDLDPRGRRELKALLRGIPATKLIATHDLELVVELCARAMVLDHGAVVADGPVTDLLNNEELMLAHGLERPHILRHRHPHGEAG; encoded by the coding sequence ATGAATCCGGCGATCGAAATCAGCCATCTGAGCTACCGTTACCACGACGGCACTGAGGCGCTGCGGGGGGTGAACTTCCGGGTCGCGCCGGGCGAGTGTGTGGGGTTGCTGGGGCCGAACGGGTCGGGCAAATCCACATTGCTGTTGCACCTCAACGGCATCCTGCCGGAGAAACCCGGTTCGGACGGAGCGGTGCGCATCCTGGGCCAACCCGTCACGCCGGACAGCGTGGAGGCCATCCGCCGGCAGGTGGGGCTGGTTTTCCAGGACCCGGACGATCAACTGTTCTGCCCGAGCGTGGCGGAGGATGTGGCGTTTGGCCCGCGGCAACTGGGGTTGAGCGAGACGGAGGTGCAGGCGCGTGTGCGGGAGGCATTGGCGCAGACCGGTTTGGCGGGCTTTGGCCACCGTGCGACGCATCACCTGAGTCACGGGGAGAAGCGCCGGGCCTGCCTGGCGGGCGTGCTGGCGTGCCAGCCGAGCGTGCTGGTGCTGGACGAGCCGACCAGTGATCTGGACCCGCGCGGCCGACGCGAGTTGAAGGCGCTGCTGCGGGGGATACCGGCCACGAAACTGATCGCGACGCATGACCTGGAACTGGTCGTCGAGCTCTGCGCGCGGGCGATGGTGCTCGACCACGGGGCGGTGGTGGCGGACGGGCCGGTGACCGACCTCCTCAACAACGAAGAGCTGATGTTGGCGCACGGTTTGGAGCGGCCGCATATCCTGCGGCACAGGCATCCGCACGGCGAGGCGGGGTGA